Genomic segment of Ralstonia pickettii:
GGAAATTGTCGAGCGCTTCCGCAACCAGGCCGACAAGATGGATTTCATGGCGCCGTATCCGTCAACGCCATGGGCACCGCATCCGGAATATGGCCCGCCCAACAACTACCTCGTGCTCAAGGGTGAGCATCAGTTCAACTCGCAGTACATCCGGGCGGTGGGCGGCACGACGTGGCACTGGGCCGCATCGACGTGGCGCTTCCTTCCGAACGATTTCAAGCTGCGCAGCGTGTATGGCATCGCGCGCGACTGGCCGATCCAGTATCAGGATCTGGAGCGCTATTACGGCCTGGCCGAAGAGGCCCTCGGCGTCTGGGGACCGAACGACGAAGACCTCGGTTCGCCGCGTAGCCAGCCTTATCCGATGACGCCGCTCCCGCTCTCGTTCAGTGAACGCACGATCAAGGACGCGCTCAATGCGCACGACGCGAGCTTCCACGTGGTCACCGAGCCGGTGGCGCGCAACAGTCGCCCGTACGACGGTCGCCCCACCTGCTGCGGCAACAACAACTGCATGCCGATCTGCCCGATCGGTGCGATGTACAACGGCATCGTGCATGTGGAGAAAGCCGAGCAGGCCGGCGCACGGCTGATCGAGAACGCCGTGGTCTTCAAGCTCGAAGTCGGCCCCAACAAGCGCATCGTGGCGGCGCGGTACAAGGATTCGAAAGGCGCCGAGCACCGCGTGGAAGGCAAGTGGTTCGTGCTGGCTGCCAACGGCATCGAAACGCCCAAGCTGATGCTGATGTCGACCAGCCAGGATTTTCCGAAGGGCGTGGGCAACAGCTCCGACATGGTGGGGCGCAACCTGATGGACCATCCCGGCACCGGCGTGAGCTTCTATGCCGACCGCAAGCTATGGCCGGGACGCGGGCCGCAGGAAATGACGTCGCTGATCGGCTTTCGCGATGGGCCGTTTCGCGCCACGCAGGCTGGCAAGAAGCTGCACCTGTCGAACATCTCGCGCATCGAGCAGGAAACGCAGCGCATCTTCAAGGAAGGCAAGCTCATCAAGCCGGCCGACCTCGATGCACGCATTCGCGACCAGGCCGCGCGCTACGTGCAGTTCGACAGCTTTCACGAGATCTTGCCGCTGCCCGAGAACCGCATCGTGCCGAGTGCGACGGAAGTGGACGCCATCGGCATTCCACGCCCCGAGATCACGTACCACATTGACGATTACGTCAAACGCAGCGCCGTGCATACGCGGGAGGTCTACGCGACGGCAGCCCAGGTAATGGGCGGCACCAATGTCGAATTCCACGACGACTTCGCACCCAACAATCACATCACCGGCGCAACCATCATGGGGGCCGATCCGAAAGACTCCGTGGTCGACAAGGATTGCCGGACCTTCGACCATCCGAATCTGTTCATCAGCAGCAGTTCCGCCATGCCGACGGTGGGCACCGTCAACGTGACGCTGACCATCGCGGCACTGGCCCTGAGGATTGCCGATCAACTGAAGAAGGAGGCGTGAGATGAAAGCGATCGCTTCCTTCTCGCTGCTGTTGCTGACTGGCCTGCTGGCGAATGCGTGGGCGAAGGACACGCCGGCCGACACCGCACAGATCAAACGCGGCGAATACCTCGCCATTGCGGCCGACTGTGCAGCCTGCCACACGGCACCGGGCGGCAAGCCGTTTGCCGGCGGCTTGCCGATGCAGATCCCGATGCTGGGCACAATCTACAGCAGCAACATCACGCCCGATGAAAGGACCGGCATCGGCAAATGGACCTACGAAGAATTCGAGCGCGCCGTGCGAAAAGGCGTGGACGATGACGGCAATAATCTGTATCCCGCCATGCCGTATCCATCGTACGCAAAGATCAACGATGCGGACATGCGCGATCTCTATGCGTACTTCCGCAACGGCGTCACGGCGGTGGAAAACCGACGGCCGCGCAGCACCATCCGCTGGCCGCTGAACATGCGCTGGCCGCTCAAGCTGTGGAACCTCATCTTCCTCAAGAGCGAGCCGTACGTAGCGAAGGCCGACAAATCTCCGACGTGGAATCGCGGTGCGTACCTCACGCAAGGGCTGGCACACTGCGGCACGTGCCACACGCCGCGCGGTTTCGCCATGCAGGAAAAGGCACTGGATGAGCGCGCCAGCGGTTATCTGGCGGGCTCAACGCTCGCGGGCTGGACGGCATTCAACATCACCTCGGACCCAACGAGCGGCATCGGTGCCTGGAAGCGGGAACAGCTCGTGCAATACCTGCGCACCGGCAGCGTGCCCGGCGTGGCGCAAGCCGCGGGCCCAATGGGCGAAGCGGTGCAGCACAGCTTCTCGCGGATGACGATGCAGGACGTCGAGTCCATCGCCGAATATCTGCGGACCGTGCCTGCGGTGAGCAACAACCTTGAACGCGCACGGCAGGATTGGGGCAAGCCCGCCACCGATGTGACAGCGCTGCGCGGCAAGCCCATCGAGACCACCATCGACGCCGCGCGTCTGTACCTCGGCAATTGCGCCACGTGTCACCAGGCCGATGGACGCGGCACGCCTGATGGCTATTACCCGCCGCTGCTGCACAACTCGACGGTCGGGACGCGGGACACGACCAACCTGGTGCAGGTGATCCTGTTCGGCATTGAACGCAAGGCAGGCGACAAGCACATCGGCATGCCGGCGTTTGGGCGTGAGCTGTCCAACGAACAACTCGCCGCGCTGACGAATTACGTCACACGCCAGTTTGGCGACCCGGCCACGCCGGGGGTGACTGCCGAAGCCATCGCAAAGCGGCGTTCATTGCAGTAGCGGCGATGGTGCCGGCGGCGGGGTTCAGCCGCCGGTGGTCAGCGGTTCGCGCGACGGCGGGCCTGCGCGACGCTGCGGCGCTGCGGTCTTGCCCGAGTCGGGCTGCGTCGACTTCAAATCGCCTTCCGGCGTGCGGCCCGGCTTCTTGCTGTGATATGTCTGGCCGGGCGGCGGTGCGATCGGGCGTTGGCGCACATCCGCGAGCAGCTTGCCGCAGGCGCTTTCGGGCGCCGGCTTGAGCTCAAGCACAGGCAGTACCGCCGCCACCGGCGCCGTCAGTGCCAGCGCCACTGCGCCGCCTGCCCGCAGCGCCACGACGGCCGGGTTGACCGACACATCCGGATGCTTGTAAGTGCCCTTCACATACAGCGGCGTGCGCAGCGAAAACACGCGCAGCCCCTTCGAATCCGGATGGATGGTGAAGTCCAGCGCTTCCTGCTTGAAACTCGTCGCGCCGGTCACGTCGATGACGGCATCCTGTGTATCCACCACGAACGTGCGTGCCTGCGCCAGCCCATTGCTCACGGCAAAGTCGCCGGCCGCGCAGTTGATGGTGACCTGCTTGTCGCCAAAGAGCTTGGTCAGGATCACGTTGCCGACGTTCAGCCCCATGGCTTCCAGGATGAACTTGCTGATGGTGCCTTGCTCCACCAGGATCTTCACCTCGCCGTTGGAAGAGCCGAGCAGTGCCGACACCGAGTTGCCCGTGGCCGAGAGCCGCGCATCGCCGTTGATCTCGCCCACGCTTGCACGCACGGACTCGATCTTCGGGAACAGTTGCTTGATCTTGAAGTGCCGTGCTGCCAGCGCGGCGCGCGCCTGCATGGGCGTGGCATGCCCGTCGAGCTGGATGTTGGAGCTGAGCGTACCGCCCGCAACGCCGAAGTTAAGCGGGTCCAGCGTGAGCACCGCATCCTGCAATTTGACGTGCGTAACAAGGTGGTTGATCGGCAGATCTGCGGTGTGGACGATGCGCTCGCCGGTAAACTTCACGTCGGCATCGATGGCGTTCCAGCGATCGGTGCGGAAGGGCTCCACCGGCAGCACCTTGTCGGCAGGCTGGCGCACGGTCTTGCTGTCGCCGGGGTCGGTGCTCGGGTCAGCGCGCTTGGCCTTGCTGGCGTTGGAGTCGGCGCCGATGATGGGCGCGAGGTCGGCAAACAGCAATTGATGCGAAACCAACTCGCCCGTCAATTGCGGACGGGGCTCGCGCATCGTATAGGCGAGGGTGCCGCCTAAATCGGAGCCGCCCACGCGGCCTGTGAATTTCTCGTAGCGCCACGTCGAACCCCGTTTTCGCAACTCGCCGATCAGCCTGCCGCGCGTGTCGAAGGGGGGCGTATCCGGCAGCACCACGCCAGTCAGCGGATACAGCTGCGCCATGCTCGCGCCCGACAAGTGCAGGCGTAAGTCGATCGCTGTCAGGCTGGCGGGGTTGGTGAGCGTGCCGGCCAGGTCAATGCGTGTCTTGCCGACCGTCACGTCGGCCTGCAGCGGGTAGGGCCGTTGCGCGTCCTGCAGGCGGAGCACGCCGCCCGCCTTCCCGCTACCCGTGATGGCGGCGTTGTTATAGGTGCCCTTGACCGTCCACGCAATTCCATAAGGCTGCTGCGGATCCGGCGCCGCCGGCGTCTGTGCCGCGGTAGCGGAGGCTGCGGCGCCGGACGCAGCCGGCTCCTTGGCGGGCTGATCCGCGCTTTTGATGGCCGTGCCGTTAGCAGCGGTGTACAGCGTCTGGTTGTCTATGGTGTCGACGGTTGCCGTCAGGTGAATGCGCTTGATGTCGTCGTCCAGCGCCAGCGAGCCCCTGCTGAACGCAATTTCGCGCAGGTCCAGTTTCCAGTCTGAGGGCTTCTTGTTGTTGCCTTCGCCGCGCGTCAGATCGAACGTCCAGTTGTTGCGGTTCTGCTTGTCGCGCTCAAGCGCAATCGCGGGGGTGTCGAGTGTGACGCTCGGGATGACAATGCGATGCGCGAGCAGCGGCAGCGCCTCCAGCACAAACGTGAGTTGCCGGATGGTGGCCACGTTCGGCTGCTTGGCCCAATCCGGGTTTCCGACGGTGATGTCGTTGGCAATGAACCGAGGCCAGGGCACGTAAGCACGCCAGCCGGATTCGCCTTCGGGCTTCTTCCACGTGAGCACCAGATCGCCGTTGATGGCGAAGGGGCGTCCGATGGCTTGCGAGACGCGATCATTGAGATAAGGCCTGGCGCGGTTCCAGTCGAACGTCAGCACAAAGATGACCGCCGCTGCCACGATGACGACGGGTGTGATGACCAGTCCGAGGGCGAGTTTGCCGGATGTACGCATCGTGTTTTTGTCGGTATTGGCACAAAAATGCGACCGCGCGCGTTGATATATAGTTCGGCGCAACCACGATTCAATTGTGTCATGAGCCAAGTAGCAATCAGCGCGCCAGCGCACCCGCCCATCCTCGATGACGAATACGCACGCCGCTTTGGTGGGGTTGCCCGGTTGTACGGCCCCCAAGCGCTTGAGCGTTTCGCGGCGGCGCACGTTTGCGTGATCGGTATCGGCGGCGTGGGCTCGTGGGTGGCCGAGGCAGTGGCGCGCTGCGGTGTCGGCAAATTCACGCTGATCGACCTCGATCACATCGCGGTGTCCAACACCAACCGCCAGATCCACGCGCTGGGCGACGCGTATGGCATGGCCAAGGTTGACGCCATGGCAGAGCGCATTCTGCAGATCAATCCGCGCGCCGAGATCAGCCGCATTGATGATTTCGTGACGGTCGAGAACGCCGAAGCATTGCTCGGCCATCCGTTCGATTACGTGATCGACGCGATCGATGCGGTGAAAGTGAAGACGGCCATCATTGCGTTCTGCAAACGCACCGGCAAACGCGTCGTGACGTGCGGCGCCGCGGGTGGGCAATTGGACCCCACGCGCATTCGCGTGACCGATCTCTCGCGCACGATTCAAGACCCGCTGCTGGCCAAGGTGCGCGGCAACCTGCGTCGCCAGCACGGCTTTTCGAAAAACCCGAAGTCGCGTTTTGGTATCGACGCGGTGTTCTCCGACGAGCCGCTGCGCTACCCCGAACCCGAGCAGCAGGCGTGCGCTGTGGAGTTGCCGGTCGAGTCCAGCCACGCCGGCATCGACGACCTTGCAGCGGCGGGCCACATTGCCGTGGTCAACGCGCCGCCCGCGCCACAGCCTGCGCAGGGGCCGCAGGGCCTGGCATGCGCGGGGTTTGGTTCGTCCGTATGTGTGACGGCGGTGTTCGGGATGGTGGCCGCGTCAACGGCGCTGCGGGCGATCGCCGGCGTCTGATGGCGTATTGCTTGATCGAGGAATGACCTGATCGAGCTTCTCGCGGATGGTGTCGGCATATACGCCCGACCATCCATCGCGGGGCTGGCTGTTGGCAAAGACCACAAAACCG
This window contains:
- a CDS encoding GMC family oxidoreductase; this encodes MAQSEQTRQQADIVVVGSGVAGALVAYELARAGKSVLMLEAGPRLPRWEIVERFRNQADKMDFMAPYPSTPWAPHPEYGPPNNYLVLKGEHQFNSQYIRAVGGTTWHWAASTWRFLPNDFKLRSVYGIARDWPIQYQDLERYYGLAEEALGVWGPNDEDLGSPRSQPYPMTPLPLSFSERTIKDALNAHDASFHVVTEPVARNSRPYDGRPTCCGNNNCMPICPIGAMYNGIVHVEKAEQAGARLIENAVVFKLEVGPNKRIVAARYKDSKGAEHRVEGKWFVLAANGIETPKLMLMSTSQDFPKGVGNSSDMVGRNLMDHPGTGVSFYADRKLWPGRGPQEMTSLIGFRDGPFRATQAGKKLHLSNISRIEQETQRIFKEGKLIKPADLDARIRDQAARYVQFDSFHEILPLPENRIVPSATEVDAIGIPRPEITYHIDDYVKRSAVHTREVYATAAQVMGGTNVEFHDDFAPNNHITGATIMGADPKDSVVDKDCRTFDHPNLFISSSSAMPTVGTVNVTLTIAALALRIADQLKKEA
- the tcdA gene encoding tRNA cyclic N6-threonylcarbamoyladenosine(37) synthase TcdA; this encodes MSQVAISAPAHPPILDDEYARRFGGVARLYGPQALERFAAAHVCVIGIGGVGSWVAEAVARCGVGKFTLIDLDHIAVSNTNRQIHALGDAYGMAKVDAMAERILQINPRAEISRIDDFVTVENAEALLGHPFDYVIDAIDAVKVKTAIIAFCKRTGKRVVTCGAAGGQLDPTRIRVTDLSRTIQDPLLAKVRGNLRRQHGFSKNPKSRFGIDAVFSDEPLRYPEPEQQACAVELPVESSHAGIDDLAAAGHIAVVNAPPAPQPAQGPQGLACAGFGSSVCVTAVFGMVAASTALRAIAGV
- a CDS encoding AsmA family protein — its product is MRTSGKLALGLVITPVVIVAAAVIFVLTFDWNRARPYLNDRVSQAIGRPFAINGDLVLTWKKPEGESGWRAYVPWPRFIANDITVGNPDWAKQPNVATIRQLTFVLEALPLLAHRIVIPSVTLDTPAIALERDKQNRNNWTFDLTRGEGNNKKPSDWKLDLREIAFSRGSLALDDDIKRIHLTATVDTIDNQTLYTAANGTAIKSADQPAKEPAASGAAASATAAQTPAAPDPQQPYGIAWTVKGTYNNAAITGSGKAGGVLRLQDAQRPYPLQADVTVGKTRIDLAGTLTNPASLTAIDLRLHLSGASMAQLYPLTGVVLPDTPPFDTRGRLIGELRKRGSTWRYEKFTGRVGGSDLGGTLAYTMREPRPQLTGELVSHQLLFADLAPIIGADSNASKAKRADPSTDPGDSKTVRQPADKVLPVEPFRTDRWNAIDADVKFTGERIVHTADLPINHLVTHVKLQDAVLTLDPLNFGVAGGTLSSNIQLDGHATPMQARAALAARHFKIKQLFPKIESVRASVGEINGDARLSATGNSVSALLGSSNGEVKILVEQGTISKFILEAMGLNVGNVILTKLFGDKQVTINCAAGDFAVSNGLAQARTFVVDTQDAVIDVTGATSFKQEALDFTIHPDSKGLRVFSLRTPLYVKGTYKHPDVSVNPAVVALRAGGAVALALTAPVAAVLPVLELKPAPESACGKLLADVRQRPIAPPPGQTYHSKKPGRTPEGDLKSTQPDSGKTAAPQRRAGPPSREPLTTGG
- a CDS encoding cytochrome c — protein: MKAIASFSLLLLTGLLANAWAKDTPADTAQIKRGEYLAIAADCAACHTAPGGKPFAGGLPMQIPMLGTIYSSNITPDERTGIGKWTYEEFERAVRKGVDDDGNNLYPAMPYPSYAKINDADMRDLYAYFRNGVTAVENRRPRSTIRWPLNMRWPLKLWNLIFLKSEPYVAKADKSPTWNRGAYLTQGLAHCGTCHTPRGFAMQEKALDERASGYLAGSTLAGWTAFNITSDPTSGIGAWKREQLVQYLRTGSVPGVAQAAGPMGEAVQHSFSRMTMQDVESIAEYLRTVPAVSNNLERARQDWGKPATDVTALRGKPIETTIDAARLYLGNCATCHQADGRGTPDGYYPPLLHNSTVGTRDTTNLVQVILFGIERKAGDKHIGMPAFGRELSNEQLAALTNYVTRQFGDPATPGVTAEAIAKRRSLQ